One Penaeus vannamei isolate JL-2024 chromosome 27, ASM4276789v1, whole genome shotgun sequence genomic window carries:
- the LOC113821763 gene encoding uncharacterized protein isoform X1, which produces MCRKRECGAVHPRGSSMCSVTGVLLGVAEVKLPLRRLPQEMRTHVAVVSHAAVLHDETASKKENQDEFLEERERFIGVVDGFYALQEVSVEVADGRCEVKRGQDVVLKHRLCDVIIATTIPEYSQRVVYITRDDSFGRAAVVLQMMSLKHVEKLLEFFTVEDTARLAPPSNGFPPGSVSPKESRASWSRGMGKKISSMLMSLANNSGNKRTPSRPEDRCADVIVTPASDAKVGGYPESDSQSDSDEGDDESSIEDSDSKSESKFYEDHGLDKAVQESLYDDDSVDSVSQGSDSSQAEANAAVIEAEIRYFVKTDADFLRALQSLDEDRERLSSEETPQFIREKLTLLFAQIKALTLLHRELHGEFERSGISPQLLSEAIVGHRDDYEKYVYFMENIPTVDGILSAHSDYFKAKMPELPEKLRKPRMRLHYYVLTLETLLKRVSTREEKRSIQEAIDVLKVPLKKADSKLFLGAVTGSPFDLSNFGNLIRHSDLHLRRGGDLPKRVYHVLMLKTIIIITLSQGRNYKYITSFRMDQVSLGKRQGRGVLFTLEVRNGPRGQAVPHVFKAKNINMQQLWINDIKWILREKSQTTTPRNSFIEGDPELRVSGRRSKFRRGQSFERVLNKGPSHPGSSPEIGMEDEGDQAGNASGYDGRPRRRGAVKKHSSAPSRPRPVVRQASGYTSDGDSAPSWKSHTSPSPLAVWTVFPQLESLFKALPPDDKEGNFSHPASVFSHERKYTAILNEQLGQLLEDEFPRPPSCIVTHMRALFVFHFNTFHNLLEEATSEGCPEDIAKCFIICAERIRELYAAFLADRVRLDSTMREMDLKNPYVYPLIQVEVYMKCLLQLGETHSSNPGVKATFDEALSIFKGVISEANTILLTETVDGSPFDLDECGTVLMEGDVKVRFPGQMMRQDIHAVLLETMILLLEYRHPRYQYVEALRMDTVGLGPANDVNSFSVEVREGAARTLTYVFKAPRKDEREKWQREITDILKQQVLKLKEKQKRRLGSEMQILKNIEANDAVNLHSVSPRQKLLETSL; this is translated from the exons atgtgtagaaagagagagtgcggcGCCGTGCATCCCCGTGGCTCAT ccATGTGTAGCGTGACTGGGGTGTTGCTGGGGGTGGCCGAGGTGAAGCTCCCCCTTCGGCGCCTCCCCCAGGAGATGCGGACGCACGTCGCCGTCGTCTCCCACGCGGCCGTCCTCCACGACGAGACGGCCTcgaagaaggagaaccaggacgAGTTTCTGGAGGAGCGGGAGAGGTTCATCGGCGTGGTGGACGGGTTCTACGCCCTGCAGGAGGTGTCGGTCGAGGTGGCTGACGGGCGGTGCGAGGTCAAGCGAGGGCAGGATGTCGTCCTCAAGCACCGGctgtgtgacgtcatcatcgCCACGACCATCCCCGAGTACTCGCAGCGGGTCGTCTACATCACCCGCGACGACTCCTTCGGGCGCGCCGCCGTCGTGCTGCAGATGATGTCCCTCAAACACGTGGAGAAGCTGCTCGAGTTTTTCACCGTGGAGGACACCGCCAGGCTGGCTCCGCCCTC GAACGGCTTCCCTCCGGGCTCGGTGTCGCCCAAGGAGTCGCGGGCGTCCTGGAGCCGCGGGATGGGCAAGAAGATCTCCTCCATGCTGATGTCCCTCGCCAACAACAGCGGGAACAAAAGGACTCCGTCGCGCCCCGAGGACCGCTGCGCCGACGTGATCGTCACGCCCGCGAGCGACGCCAAGGTGGGGGGCTATCCCGAGTCCGACTCGCAGTCCGACTCCGACGAGGGCGACGACGAGTCCAGCATCGAGGACAGTGACTCCAAGTCCGAGAGCAAGTTCTATGAGGACCACGGCCTCGACAAGGCGGTCCAGGAGAGCCTCTACGACGACGACTCCGTGGACTCGGTGTCACAGGGCAGCGACTCGTCCCAGGCGGAGGCCAACGCCGCCGTGATCGAGGCGGAGATCAGGTACTTCGTGAAGACCGACGCAGACTTCCTCAGGGCGCTGCAGAGCCTGGACGAGGACCGGGAGCGCCTCAGCAGCGAGGAGACGCCTCAGTTCATACGCGAGAAGCTGACGCTGCTGTTCGCCCAGATCAAGGCCCTCACCCTGCTGCACCGGGAGCTCCACGGCGAGTTCGAGCGCAGTGGCATCAGCCCGCAGCTGCTGAGCGAGGCGATCGTGGGCCACCGGGACGATTACGAGAAGTATGTGTATTTCATGGAGAACATTCCCACCGTGGACGGCATCCTCTCTGCGCACTCGGACTACTTCAAGGCCAAAATGCCGGAACTGCCGGAGAAGCTGAGGAAGCCGCGCATGCGCCTCCACTATTATGTCCTCACGCTTGAGACCTTGCTGAAGAGGGTCAGCAcgcgagaggagaagaggtccATTCAGGAAGCGATTGACGTCCTCAAAGTTCCTCTGAAAAAGGCCGACTCGAAGCTCTTCCTCGGAGCCGTCACGGGGTCGCCCTTTGACCTCAGCAATTTCGGGAACCTGATCCGACACAGCGACCTGCACCTCCGACGCGGCGGAGACCTGCCGAAGCGAGTGTACCACGTCCTCATGCTgaagaccatcatcatcatcacgctgTCGCAAGGAAGGAATTACAAGTACATCACCAGCTTCCGGATGGACCAGGTCAGCCTCGGAAAACGCCAGGGCCGAGGAGTGCTCTTCACGCTCGAGGTGAGGAACGGCCCTCGAGGCCAAGCCGTTCCTCACGTGTTCAAGGCTAAGAACATCAACATGCAGCAGCTGTGGATCAACGACATCAAATGGATCCTGAGAGAGAAATCGCAGACTACAACGCCGAGAAACAGTTTCATTGAGGGGGACCCCGAGCTACGTGTCAGCGGCAGACGGAGCAAATTCCGCAGAGGACAGTCCTTCGAGAGAGTCTTGAACAAGGGACCTTCTCACCCAGGCAGCAGTCCCGAGATCGGCATGGAGGACGAGGGCGATCAGGCTGGGAACGCCTCGGGGTATGATGGCAGACCTCGCCGTCGAGGAGCAGTTAAGAAACATTCGAGCGCACCGAGTCGCCCTCGACCTGTGGTAAGGCAGGCAAGCGGATACACCTCAGACGGAGATTCTGCGCCCAGCTGGAAGAGTCACACGTCGCCATCACCGCTAGCAGTGTGGACGGTCTTCCCTCAGCTTGAAAGTCTGTTCAAGGCTCTCCCTCCAGACGACAAAGAAGGCAATTTCTCTCATCCGGCCTCAGTGTTTTCTCATGAACGAAAATACACAGCAATCCTGAACGAGCAGCTCGGACAACTCTTGGAGGACGAATTCCCGCGGCCTCCGTCTTGCATTGTGACCCATATGAGAGCTCTCTTCGTCTTCCACTTTAACACTTTTCACAATCTACTCGAAGAAGCCACTAGCGAGGGTTGCCCCGAGGACATAGCCAAGTGTTTCATCATTTGTGCAGAACGTATACGTGAGTTGTACGCCGCGTTTCTAGCCGATCGCGTACGGCTCGACTCCACCATGAGAGAAATGGACCTAAAAAACCCCTACGTTTATCCCTTGATCCAAGTGGAGGTGTACATGAAGTGTTTACTCCAACTAGGCGAGACTCACAGTTCCAATCCCGGCGTAAAAGCGACATTCGACGAAGCCTTGTCGATCTTCAAAGGCGTCATATCAGAAGCCAACACGATCCTCTTGACGGAGACAGTCGACGGGTCTCCCTTCGACCTCGACGAGTGCGGGACGGTGCTGATGGAGGGCGACGTGAAGGTGCGGTTCCCGGGGCAGATGATGAGGCAGGATATCCACGCAGTGTTGCTGGAGACGATGATCCTCCTGCTGGAGTACCGGCACCCGCGCTACCAGTACGTGGAAGCGCTGAGGATGGACACCGTGGGTCTGGGTCCCGCCAATGACGTCAACAGCTTCTCCGTCGAGGTGCGCGAAGGGGCTGCGCGGACGCTCACCTACGTCTTCAAGGCCCCGCGCAAGGACGAGCGTGAAAAGTGGCAACGCGAAATCACGGACATTCTCAAGCAACAAGTCTTGAAgctcaaagagaaacaaaagcgaAGGTTGGGAAGTGAAATGCAGATTCTTAAAAACATCGAAGCAAACGATGCAGTGAACCTACACAGTGTATCCCCGAGACAAAAGCTCCTGGAGACGTCTTTGTGA
- the LOC113821764 gene encoding uncharacterized protein has translation MENRTRRHLCILVGQMEVPQSVISCRSEETLQLSRRCYDAVTGRGAADVFGRVERGCMAVEVVIAPSHVTVKHGDQLINSIRLQELRLLMAMRSPGNHVVAAGYCQHAQTSVALVFEFADVELANIFIKDYQGCSVRGTFHREDIQPKSPPRRTSVELSKHPSLSGVCAAPANSQEKLRETAISKPPIPPRTRMYCQEKPAVPSRNSVVGGTYKPTLPRRDSGVEQISPIAATAKPPLPQRISDTTSKIPPPLPRRGAKVAEICEAVASSRDTDSKIPPPLPRRATEAPENCDAAGSSKSHSPRFHMLNPFSKKERKGEESPEGQNQGKKGLFLRKNIKYENVEFQVEKKIETVTLSPIDDKEFADYEFPDSDDDSYGNLYGSFDRSVEDSERIFCHETVPHAEEKDKQTSSQADRINYFLTHEYNYLTSLSYITAARTLSPELQPLLRGVDTLEELHHDLYRELYSSCQSYSSIAQTLLSRREQLESYKYHIMNGPLIYAALAKVPETKLKDHPNLKDSLRISWKRLHFYFMSLEEFLASAPEGDRGVMQEAVAMLRELHALGDSAILIDGVKGTPFDLHIKGPLLLHGSFKIKGPEMQRKDYRALLFAEMLVITLPEGWTSRYQCSLRIDQLIPISQKSDSVSSFTVQVSDGGGKGKLYVFTARDEKTKEKWFNEITKLAAKIADEVKREFEKRYGMKPQA, from the exons atggAAAACAGAACCCGGCGCCATCTTTGCATCCTGGTCGGTCAGATGGAAGTTCCTCAGTCTGTGATCAGCTGTCGGAGCGAGGAGACCTTACAGCTCTCGCGCCGATGCTACGATGCTGTGACGGGTAGGGGCGCCGCAGATGTCTTCGGGCGCGTGGAGAGGGGATGCATGGCCGTAGAGGTGGTGATCGCGCCCTCTCACGTTACCGTAAAGCATGGGGATCAATTG ATAAATAGCATTCGACTGCAAGAATTGAGGTTACTAATGGCCATGCGGAGTCCAGGAAACCATGTGGTGGCTGCAGGATACTGTCAGCACGCACAGACGTCGGTGGCACTTGTTTTCGAGTTTGCTGACGTCGAACTCGCCAACATTTTCATCAAAGACTACCAGGGCTGCTCTGTGCGGGGCACTTTTCACAG AGAGGACATCCAGCCTAAGTCTCCTCCGCGCCGTACTTCTGTCGAACTGTCCAAACACCCTTCGCTGAGTGGTGTATGTGCTGCCCCAGCTAACTCTCAAGAAAAACTTCGTGAGACGGCCATCTCGAAACCGCCAATCCCTCCGAGAACCCGTATGTATTGCCAAGAAAAGCCCGCTGTACCTTCCAGAAACAGCGTTGTAGGCGGTACATATAAGCCCACTCTTCCACGGAGAGATAGTGGAGTTGAGCAGATCTCGCCAATTGCAGCCACAGCCAAGCCACCTCTCCCTCAAAGAATAAGTGACACTACATCCAaaattcctccacctctccctcgcaGAGGCGCCAAAGTCGCCGAGATCTGTGAAGCGGTCGCAAGTTCCAGGGACACTGATTCCAaaattcctccacctctccctcgcaGAGCCACTGAAGCCCCCGAGAACTGTGACGCGGCCGGTAGTTCCAAATCTCACAGCCCCAGATTCCACATGCTTAATCCCTTttcaaagaaagaacgaaagggagaagaatcACCGGAGGGCCAAAACCAAGGAAAGAAAGGATTATTCTtgagaaaaaatatcaaatatgaaAATGTGGAGTTTCAGGTTGAGAAAAAGATTGAAACGGTAACACTTTCTCCCATTGATGATAAAGAGTTTGCAGACTACGAATTCCCAGATAGTGACGATGATAGCTATGGAAATTTATACGGATCTTTTGACCGAAGCGTTGAGGATTCAGAACGCATCTTTTGTCATGAGACGGTTCCTCACGCTgaggagaaggataaacagaCAAGTTCACAGGCGGATCGTATCAATTACTTCCTGACACATGAGTACAATTACCTGACCTCCCTAAGTTATATAACAGCTGCCAGGACACTGTCTCCAGAGCTGCAGCCTCTTCTGCGCGGCGTAGACACACTAGAAGAATTACACCATGATTTGTACAGAGAACTATATTCATCATGCCAGTCTTACTCATCGATCGCACAAACATTACTCTCGCGACGGGAACAATTGGAGTCCTACAAATACCACATAATGAATGGTCCTCTGATCTACGCAGCATTGGCAAAGGTACCGGAAACCAAGCTTAAAGATCATCCGAACTTGAAGGACTCCCTGAGAATATCGTGGAAAAGACTTCACTTCTATTTCATGAGTCTGGAAGAGTTTCTGGCTAGTGCTCCAGAAGGTGACAGAGGCGTCATGCAAGAAGCCGTGGCGATGCTCAGGGAGTTGCACGCCCTCGGAGACAGTGCCATCCTCATTGATGGCGTGAAGGGTACTCCTTTCGACCTGCACATTAAAGGACCGTTGCTACTCCACGGCTCCTTCAAGATCAAAGGGCCAGAGATGCAGAGGAAGGATTACCGTGCCCTCCTTTTCGCAGAAATGCTCGTTATCACCCTCCCTGAAGGTTGGACCTCCAGGTATCAGTGTAGCCTACGCATCGACCAACTAATCCCCATTTCCCAGAAAAGCGATTCAGTTTCGTCGTTTACTGTGCAAGTgagtgatggaggagggaaagggaagctttATGTCTTCACAGCACGTgacgaaaagacgaaagaaaagtggTTTAATGAAATAACGAAGCTTGCTGCTAAAATCGCAGACGAAGTGAAAAGGGAGTTTGAAAAGCGCTATGGTATGAAGCCTCAGGCCTGA
- the LOC113821763 gene encoding uncharacterized protein isoform X2, protein MCSVTGVLLGVAEVKLPLRRLPQEMRTHVAVVSHAAVLHDETASKKENQDEFLEERERFIGVVDGFYALQEVSVEVADGRCEVKRGQDVVLKHRLCDVIIATTIPEYSQRVVYITRDDSFGRAAVVLQMMSLKHVEKLLEFFTVEDTARLAPPSNGFPPGSVSPKESRASWSRGMGKKISSMLMSLANNSGNKRTPSRPEDRCADVIVTPASDAKVGGYPESDSQSDSDEGDDESSIEDSDSKSESKFYEDHGLDKAVQESLYDDDSVDSVSQGSDSSQAEANAAVIEAEIRYFVKTDADFLRALQSLDEDRERLSSEETPQFIREKLTLLFAQIKALTLLHRELHGEFERSGISPQLLSEAIVGHRDDYEKYVYFMENIPTVDGILSAHSDYFKAKMPELPEKLRKPRMRLHYYVLTLETLLKRVSTREEKRSIQEAIDVLKVPLKKADSKLFLGAVTGSPFDLSNFGNLIRHSDLHLRRGGDLPKRVYHVLMLKTIIIITLSQGRNYKYITSFRMDQVSLGKRQGRGVLFTLEVRNGPRGQAVPHVFKAKNINMQQLWINDIKWILREKSQTTTPRNSFIEGDPELRVSGRRSKFRRGQSFERVLNKGPSHPGSSPEIGMEDEGDQAGNASGYDGRPRRRGAVKKHSSAPSRPRPVVRQASGYTSDGDSAPSWKSHTSPSPLAVWTVFPQLESLFKALPPDDKEGNFSHPASVFSHERKYTAILNEQLGQLLEDEFPRPPSCIVTHMRALFVFHFNTFHNLLEEATSEGCPEDIAKCFIICAERIRELYAAFLADRVRLDSTMREMDLKNPYVYPLIQVEVYMKCLLQLGETHSSNPGVKATFDEALSIFKGVISEANTILLTETVDGSPFDLDECGTVLMEGDVKVRFPGQMMRQDIHAVLLETMILLLEYRHPRYQYVEALRMDTVGLGPANDVNSFSVEVREGAARTLTYVFKAPRKDEREKWQREITDILKQQVLKLKEKQKRRLGSEMQILKNIEANDAVNLHSVSPRQKLLETSL, encoded by the exons ATGTGTAGCGTGACTGGGGTGTTGCTGGGGGTGGCCGAGGTGAAGCTCCCCCTTCGGCGCCTCCCCCAGGAGATGCGGACGCACGTCGCCGTCGTCTCCCACGCGGCCGTCCTCCACGACGAGACGGCCTcgaagaaggagaaccaggacgAGTTTCTGGAGGAGCGGGAGAGGTTCATCGGCGTGGTGGACGGGTTCTACGCCCTGCAGGAGGTGTCGGTCGAGGTGGCTGACGGGCGGTGCGAGGTCAAGCGAGGGCAGGATGTCGTCCTCAAGCACCGGctgtgtgacgtcatcatcgCCACGACCATCCCCGAGTACTCGCAGCGGGTCGTCTACATCACCCGCGACGACTCCTTCGGGCGCGCCGCCGTCGTGCTGCAGATGATGTCCCTCAAACACGTGGAGAAGCTGCTCGAGTTTTTCACCGTGGAGGACACCGCCAGGCTGGCTCCGCCCTC GAACGGCTTCCCTCCGGGCTCGGTGTCGCCCAAGGAGTCGCGGGCGTCCTGGAGCCGCGGGATGGGCAAGAAGATCTCCTCCATGCTGATGTCCCTCGCCAACAACAGCGGGAACAAAAGGACTCCGTCGCGCCCCGAGGACCGCTGCGCCGACGTGATCGTCACGCCCGCGAGCGACGCCAAGGTGGGGGGCTATCCCGAGTCCGACTCGCAGTCCGACTCCGACGAGGGCGACGACGAGTCCAGCATCGAGGACAGTGACTCCAAGTCCGAGAGCAAGTTCTATGAGGACCACGGCCTCGACAAGGCGGTCCAGGAGAGCCTCTACGACGACGACTCCGTGGACTCGGTGTCACAGGGCAGCGACTCGTCCCAGGCGGAGGCCAACGCCGCCGTGATCGAGGCGGAGATCAGGTACTTCGTGAAGACCGACGCAGACTTCCTCAGGGCGCTGCAGAGCCTGGACGAGGACCGGGAGCGCCTCAGCAGCGAGGAGACGCCTCAGTTCATACGCGAGAAGCTGACGCTGCTGTTCGCCCAGATCAAGGCCCTCACCCTGCTGCACCGGGAGCTCCACGGCGAGTTCGAGCGCAGTGGCATCAGCCCGCAGCTGCTGAGCGAGGCGATCGTGGGCCACCGGGACGATTACGAGAAGTATGTGTATTTCATGGAGAACATTCCCACCGTGGACGGCATCCTCTCTGCGCACTCGGACTACTTCAAGGCCAAAATGCCGGAACTGCCGGAGAAGCTGAGGAAGCCGCGCATGCGCCTCCACTATTATGTCCTCACGCTTGAGACCTTGCTGAAGAGGGTCAGCAcgcgagaggagaagaggtccATTCAGGAAGCGATTGACGTCCTCAAAGTTCCTCTGAAAAAGGCCGACTCGAAGCTCTTCCTCGGAGCCGTCACGGGGTCGCCCTTTGACCTCAGCAATTTCGGGAACCTGATCCGACACAGCGACCTGCACCTCCGACGCGGCGGAGACCTGCCGAAGCGAGTGTACCACGTCCTCATGCTgaagaccatcatcatcatcacgctgTCGCAAGGAAGGAATTACAAGTACATCACCAGCTTCCGGATGGACCAGGTCAGCCTCGGAAAACGCCAGGGCCGAGGAGTGCTCTTCACGCTCGAGGTGAGGAACGGCCCTCGAGGCCAAGCCGTTCCTCACGTGTTCAAGGCTAAGAACATCAACATGCAGCAGCTGTGGATCAACGACATCAAATGGATCCTGAGAGAGAAATCGCAGACTACAACGCCGAGAAACAGTTTCATTGAGGGGGACCCCGAGCTACGTGTCAGCGGCAGACGGAGCAAATTCCGCAGAGGACAGTCCTTCGAGAGAGTCTTGAACAAGGGACCTTCTCACCCAGGCAGCAGTCCCGAGATCGGCATGGAGGACGAGGGCGATCAGGCTGGGAACGCCTCGGGGTATGATGGCAGACCTCGCCGTCGAGGAGCAGTTAAGAAACATTCGAGCGCACCGAGTCGCCCTCGACCTGTGGTAAGGCAGGCAAGCGGATACACCTCAGACGGAGATTCTGCGCCCAGCTGGAAGAGTCACACGTCGCCATCACCGCTAGCAGTGTGGACGGTCTTCCCTCAGCTTGAAAGTCTGTTCAAGGCTCTCCCTCCAGACGACAAAGAAGGCAATTTCTCTCATCCGGCCTCAGTGTTTTCTCATGAACGAAAATACACAGCAATCCTGAACGAGCAGCTCGGACAACTCTTGGAGGACGAATTCCCGCGGCCTCCGTCTTGCATTGTGACCCATATGAGAGCTCTCTTCGTCTTCCACTTTAACACTTTTCACAATCTACTCGAAGAAGCCACTAGCGAGGGTTGCCCCGAGGACATAGCCAAGTGTTTCATCATTTGTGCAGAACGTATACGTGAGTTGTACGCCGCGTTTCTAGCCGATCGCGTACGGCTCGACTCCACCATGAGAGAAATGGACCTAAAAAACCCCTACGTTTATCCCTTGATCCAAGTGGAGGTGTACATGAAGTGTTTACTCCAACTAGGCGAGACTCACAGTTCCAATCCCGGCGTAAAAGCGACATTCGACGAAGCCTTGTCGATCTTCAAAGGCGTCATATCAGAAGCCAACACGATCCTCTTGACGGAGACAGTCGACGGGTCTCCCTTCGACCTCGACGAGTGCGGGACGGTGCTGATGGAGGGCGACGTGAAGGTGCGGTTCCCGGGGCAGATGATGAGGCAGGATATCCACGCAGTGTTGCTGGAGACGATGATCCTCCTGCTGGAGTACCGGCACCCGCGCTACCAGTACGTGGAAGCGCTGAGGATGGACACCGTGGGTCTGGGTCCCGCCAATGACGTCAACAGCTTCTCCGTCGAGGTGCGCGAAGGGGCTGCGCGGACGCTCACCTACGTCTTCAAGGCCCCGCGCAAGGACGAGCGTGAAAAGTGGCAACGCGAAATCACGGACATTCTCAAGCAACAAGTCTTGAAgctcaaagagaaacaaaagcgaAGGTTGGGAAGTGAAATGCAGATTCTTAAAAACATCGAAGCAAACGATGCAGTGAACCTACACAGTGTATCCCCGAGACAAAAGCTCCTGGAGACGTCTTTGTGA